A window of the Synechococcus sp. M16.1 genome harbors these coding sequences:
- the ppk2 gene encoding polyphosphate kinase 2 yields the protein MSQPVDHDMTAVLEAIDHYSDGDVDQPQEIMVELQEGCSNKHKRLNKKVYEKELAKLQTELVKMQYWVKVTGFRMIILFEGRDAAGKGGSIKRLTEPLNPRGCRVVALGTPSEHQKSQWYFQRYVEHFPSAGEIVVFDRSWYNRAGVEKVMGFATREQVEQFYVSCPQFEQMLVQDGILLLKYWFSINDDEQEKRFQERIDNEERRWKMSPMDIESRNRWVEYSKAKDTMFAKTHIPEAPWFTVEANDKRRARLNCLRHILSKVPYEDMTPPPIKMPKRPKQGSYKRPPFNEQFFVPNNYPYKD from the coding sequence ATGAGCCAGCCCGTCGACCACGACATGACAGCCGTCCTCGAGGCCATCGATCACTACAGCGATGGCGACGTCGACCAACCGCAGGAAATCATGGTGGAGCTGCAGGAGGGTTGCTCCAACAAGCACAAACGGCTGAACAAAAAGGTCTACGAAAAAGAGCTGGCCAAACTCCAGACGGAACTGGTGAAGATGCAGTACTGGGTGAAAGTCACCGGCTTTCGCATGATCATCCTGTTCGAAGGGCGGGACGCCGCAGGCAAGGGAGGATCGATTAAACGGCTGACGGAGCCCTTGAACCCCAGGGGATGCCGGGTGGTGGCCTTGGGCACGCCTTCAGAGCATCAGAAAAGCCAGTGGTATTTCCAACGCTATGTGGAGCATTTTCCCAGTGCCGGAGAAATCGTTGTCTTTGATCGGAGCTGGTACAACCGGGCCGGCGTGGAAAAGGTGATGGGCTTCGCGACACGCGAACAAGTGGAGCAGTTTTATGTGTCGTGCCCACAGTTTGAGCAAATGCTGGTGCAGGACGGAATCCTGTTACTCAAATACTGGTTCTCCATCAACGATGATGAACAGGAAAAACGTTTCCAGGAACGCATTGATAACGAAGAGCGTCGCTGGAAGATGAGTCCGATGGACATCGAGTCGCGCAACCGCTGGGTGGAGTACTCGAAAGCGAAGGACACCATGTTTGCCAAGACGCATATCCCGGAGGCCCCATGGTTCACCGTGGAGGCCAATGACAAGCGCCGCGCCCGCTTGAATTGCCTGCGCCACATTCTCAGCAAGGTGCCCTATGAAGACATGACACCGCCACCCATCAAGATGCCGAAGCGCCCGAAGCAAGGAAGCTACAAACGGCCTCCTTTCAACGAGCAATTCTTTGTACCTAACAACTATCCATACAAGGACTGA